Proteins found in one Hippopotamus amphibius kiboko isolate mHipAmp2 chromosome 12, mHipAmp2.hap2, whole genome shotgun sequence genomic segment:
- the LOC130834161 gene encoding olfactory receptor 6C2-like, with the protein MRNRTSVVSFILLGLTDDLHTQTFIFVFLLITYMLSVTGNLLIITLIAVDSHLKTAMYFFLQNFSFLEISFTSACIPRFLYSISTGDRTISYNACVSQLFVTYMFGITEFFLLAAMSYDRYVAICKPLHYVSIMNQRVCRMLIFCCWMTTFLIVFPPFCLGLDLEFCDSVTDHFFCDVNPLLKLLCSDTRFIEEMTLVGSVLIFIMTLMCVVLSNMFIIRTILRFPSAQQRTKAFSTCSSHFIVVSITYGSCIFVYIKPSSKDEMTINKGVVIITTSISPMLNPFIYTLRNKQVKQTFNDLVKRIILLSKN; encoded by the coding sequence ATGAGAAACCGCACGTCAGTAGTCAGTTTCATCCTCCTGGGATTAACAGATGACCTGCACACGCAGACTTTCATTTTCGTATTTCTGCTCATCACCTACAtgttgagtgtgactggaaaccTCCTCATCATCACCCTCATAGCAGTGGATTCTCATCTTAAAACTGCGATGTactttttcctccaaaattttTCCTTCTTAGAGATCTCATTCACTTCTGCCTGCATTCCGAGATTCTTGTACAGTATATCAACAGGTGACAGGACCATTAGCTATAATGCTTGTGTATCCCAACTATTTGTTACATATATGTTTGGAATAACAGAGTTTTTTCTCTTGGCCGCCatgtcctatgaccgctatgtagccatctgcaagccccTGCATTACGTGAGCATTATGAACCAGAGGGTCTGCAGAATGCTGATCTTCTGCTGCTGGATGACCACTTTCTTGATCGTTTTTCCACCATTTTGCTTGGGACTGGACCTGGAGTTCTGTGACTCTGTCACTGACCACTTTTTCTGTGACGTTAATCCACTCCTGAAGCTCTTATGCTCAGATACACGATTTATCGAGGAGATGACTCTTGTTGGCTCTGTGTTGATCTTTATCATGACACTTATGTGTGTGGTCTTGTCCAACATGTTTATCATCAGAACAATTCTAAGATTcccctctgcccagcaaaggacaAAAGCCTTTTCCACGTGTTCTTCCCACTTTATTGTGGTTTCTATCACCTATGGCAGCTGCATCTTTGTCTATATCAAACCTTCATCCAAAGATGAAATGACCATTAATAAGGGAGTAGTAATAATCACTACTTCCATTTCCCCCATGTTAAACCCATTTATTTATACTCTGAGGAACAAGCAAGTGAAACAAACCTTTAATGACTTAGTTAAAAGAATTATATTGCTCTCAAAGAATTAG